The following proteins are encoded in a genomic region of Arachis ipaensis cultivar K30076 chromosome B02, Araip1.1, whole genome shotgun sequence:
- the LOC107625358 gene encoding glycerol-3-phosphate dehydrogenase SDP6, mitochondrial, which produces MTATARLRRIGTAVAAAVTTAYGGTILLVPPVSANDHGGSGSHLAAIRQKIHDPSATIPSREVQRSSLIGTSPANPLDVLVIGGGATGSGVALDAVTRGLRVGLVEREDFSSGTSSRSTKLIHGGVRYLEKAVFKFDYGQLKLVFHALEERKQVIDNAPHLCNALPCMTPCFDWFEVVYYWIGLKMYDLIAGARLLHLSRFYSTEESVELFPTLAKEGKGRRLRGTVVYYDGQMNDARLNVGLACTAALAGATVLNHAEVVSLLKDDIGERIIGAQIRDTLTGKEFDTYAKVIVNAAGPFCDSIRKMADKNARDMICPSSGVHIILPDYYSPEGMGLIVPKTKDGRVVFMLPWLGRTVAGTTDSNTAITFLPEPHEDEIQFILDAISDYLNVKVRRTDVLSAWSGIRPLAMDPSAKNTESISRDHVVCEDLPGLITITGGKWTTYRSMAEDAVDAAIKSGKLTPTSGCVTHNLHIVGGEGWDPASFTVLTQQYMRMKISYKGKVVPGVMDTASAKHLSHAYGTLAERVAAIAQDECLGKRLAHGYPFLEAEVAYCARHEYCESAIDFIARRTRLAFLDTDAAGRALPRVIQILAAEHKWDKSRQKQELQKAKEFLETFKSSKNAQFHDGKHN; this is translated from the exons ATGACTGCAACAGCTCGTCTGAGGCGAATTGGCACCGCTGTCGCAGCAGCCGTCACCACTGCATATGGCGGCACAATCCTTCTCGTTCCTCCCGTCTCTGCCAATGATCATGGTGGCAGTGGATCCCACCTTGCCGCCATCCGGCAGAAGATCCACGACCCTAGCGCCACCATTCCATCAAGAGAAGTCCAGCGTTCGTCGCTTATCGGGACCAGTCCAGCTAACCCCCTCGATGTTCTTGTCATTGGTGGAGGCGCCACGGGTTCGGGCGTGGCACTGGATGCCGTGACGCGTGGACTCCGCGTTGGTCTCGTTGAGAGAGAGGATTTCTCTTCGGGAACTTCCTCCCGCTCCACTAAGCTCATACATGGAG GTGTTCGATATTTGGAGAAAGCCGTCTTTAAATTTGATTATGGCCAACTAAAGTTAGTATTCCATGCACTCGAGGAGCGTAAACAAGTTATTGACAATGCACCCCACCTGTGCAATGCTTTGCCTTGCATGACTCCATGTTTTGACTGGTTTGAAGTAGTGTACTACTGGATTGGCTTGAAAATGTATGACTTGATTGCTGGAGCACGATTATTGCACTTATCAAGATTTTACTCTACAGAGGAGTCTGTTGAGCTCTTTCCCACTTTGGCAAAGGAGGGAAAAGGTAGAAGACTGAGAGGCACTGTTGTGTATTACGATGGGCAAATGAATGATGCTAGACTTAATGTTGGATTGGCTTGCACTGCTGCATTAGCTGGTGCAACGGTGCTGAACCATGCTGAAGTTGTATCTTTACTGAAGGATGATATTGGTGAACGGATAATTGGTGCGCAAATAAGGGACACTTTGACCG gCAAAGAATTTGATACATATGCAAAAGTAATTGTGAATGCGGCTGGCCCATTTTGCGACTCCATAAGGAAAATGGCTGACAAAAATGCAAGAGATATGATTTGTCCAAGTAGCGGCGTACATATCATACTCCCTGATTATTATTCTCCCGAGGGAATGGGCCTAATTGTTCCTAAAACAAAGGATGGCCGTGTTGTTTTCATGCTACCATGGCTAGGACGAACAGTAGCTGGGACTACAGATTCTAACACCGCCATTACTTTTCTCCCTGAACCACATGAAGATGAAATACAATTCATACTTGATGCTATATCTGATTACCTTAATGTTAAA GTCCGGCGCACTGATGTTCTCTCTGCTTGGAGTGGCATTCGCCCATTAGCAATGGATCCATCAGCAAAAAATACAGAGAGTATCTCCAGGGATCATGTTGTCTGCGAGGATCTCCCTGGTTTGATCACTATCACTGGTGGCAAGTGGACCACCTATCGTAG CATGGCAGAAGATGCTGTCGATGCAGCAATAAAGTCTGGGAAGCTGACCCCCACCAGTGGATGTGTGACTCACAATCTCCATATTGTTGGTGGGGAAGGGTGGGATCCTGCTTCTTTTACAGTTCTTACTCAACAATATATGCGCATGAAAATATCATATAAGGGTAAAGTTGTTCCTGGGGTAATGGACACTGCGTCTGCAAAGCATTTGTCTCACGCATATGGAACATTGGCTGAACGAGTGGCTGCCATTGCTCAG GATGAATGCTTGGGTAAGCGACTTGCTCATGGTTACCCTTTTCTGGAGGCAGAGGTGGCATACTGTGCACGGCATGAATATTGCGAATCTGCCATTGATTTCATTGCAAGGAGGACTCGTCTTGCTTTCCTCGACACTGATGCAGCAGGACGGGCATTGCCTCGAGTGATTCAAATATTAGCAGCAGAGCACAAATGGGATAAGTCAAGACAGAAGCAGGAGCTGCAGAAGGCTAAAGAATTTTTGGAGACTTTTAAATCCTCCAAAAATGCTCAGTTCCATGACGGGAAACATAATTAG